The following coding sequences lie in one Arachis hypogaea cultivar Tifrunner chromosome 9, arahy.Tifrunner.gnm2.J5K5, whole genome shotgun sequence genomic window:
- the LOC112709971 gene encoding nuclear poly(A) polymerase 4, which produces MGNCDEVGASSKQYGVTKPISKAGPTVADIQRTKELEKFLVDSGLYESEEEAAKRVEVLHRLGQVLKSWVKMLIRRRGYTDQMVEDANAVIFTFGSYRLGVHGPGADLDTLCIGPSYVNREEDFFFVLHDILANMEEITELQPIPDAHVPVMKFKFDGISIDLLYASISCLVVRDDLDIADVSILQNIDEPTVRSLNGCRVADQILKLVPNVQNFRTTLRCLKFWAKRRGVYSNVTGFLGGVNLALLVARVCQLYPNAIPSMLVSRFFRVYTQWRWPNPVMLCPIEENELGFSVWDPRKNPRDRTHHMPIITPAYPCMNSSYNVSTSTLRVMMEQFQYSNKICGEVELNKAQWTALFEPYAFFESYKNYLQVDIVAADVDDLRAWKGWVESRLRQLTLMIERDTFGKLQCHPYPYEYMDMSRQCAHSAFFMGLQRKSGEIVQEGQQFDIRGTVDEFRHSVNMYMFWKPGMDIYVSHVRRRQIPSYVFPEGYKRSRQSRPTGQLDNPHKSSHEDISGTEHCERNPKRKYVDKVDVKRDIVVKKQFSVPMDSFARSRLSMGFSGLTADMHNSGHDMIERTKSPESDTECASNSSVVTSLTSDGGSCEDVGSTQIAVSVEDHKGVDGTISGRFHDTACGIHSVPLVENEVARGNEVLQNELQQQLEPNQMPGMFLNSKGSINSDAVQKAIIRRLTPCAMK; this is translated from the exons ATGGGAAATTGCGATGAAGTGGGAGCATCGTCGAAGCAATACGGTGTGACGAAGCCAATTTCAAAGGCTGGCCCAACGGTTGCTGATATCCAAAGGACTAAGGAATTAGAGAAG tttctGGTTGATTCTGGGCTTTACGAGAGCGAGGAGGAAGCTGCCAAGAGAGTAGAGGTTCTTCACCGACTTGGACAG gTGTTAAAAAGTTGGGTGAAGATGCTTATCCGCAGAAGAGGATACACTGATCAAATGGTTGAGGATGCAAATGCTGTTATATTCACTTTTGGTTCTTATCGACTTGGT GTTCATGGTCCTGGGGCTGACTTGGATACTTTATGTATTGGGCCATCTTATGTTAATCGAGAG gaGGACTTTTTCTTTGTATTGCATGACATCCTTGCTAACATGGAGGAAATAACAGAACTGCAACCAATTCCAGATGCTCATGTCCCAGTAATGAAATTCAAGTTTGATGGAATATCGATTGATCTACTTTATGCAAGTATTTCTTGTTTAGTTGTGCGTGAT GACTTGGACATAGCAGACGTTTCTATTCTACAAAACATTGATGAGCCAACAGTACGAAGTTTAAATGGCTGCAGGGTTGCAGATCAAATTCTTAAGCTTGTTCCAAATGTTCag AATTTTCGAACAACACTTCGTTGCCTAAAGTTTTGGGCGAAAAGGAGAGGTGTCTATTCCAAT GTTACTGGTTTTCTTGGCGGTGTTAACTTGGCCCTTCTTGTGGCTCGAGTGTGCCAATTATATCCAAATGCAATTCCAAGCATGCTTGTCTCTCGATTCTTTAGGGTGTATACACAGTGGCGGTGGCCAAATCCTGTCATGTTATGTCCTATAGAGGAGAATGAGTTGGGGTTTTCTGTTTGGGATCCTCGTAAAAATCCTCGTGATCGAACCCATCATATGCCAATCATTACTCCTGCTTATCCTTGTATGAATTCTAGTTATAATGTTTCTACAAGCACCCTTCGTGTTATGATGGAGCAGTTTCAATATAGCAACAAGATATGTGGG gaagttGAATTGAATAAGGCTCAATGGACTGCTCTATTTGAGCCctatgctttctttgaaagctatAAAAACTACTTGCAAGTAGACATAGTTGCTGCTGATGTTGATGACTTGCGTGCTTGGAAAGGTTGGGTGGAATCACGCCTTCGACAACTAACTTTAATG ATTGAGCGTGATACTTTTGGGAAGTTGCAATGTCATCCCTATCCTTATGAGTATATGGATATGTCAAGGCAGTGTGCACATTCTGCTTTCTTCATGGGATTGCAACGGAAGTCAGGGGAGATTGTTCAAGAAGGTCAGCAATTTGATATACGTGGGACTGTTGATGAGTTTCGACATTCAGTTAATATGTACATGTTCTGGAAGCCGGGGATGGACATTTATGTTTCTCATGTTCGTAGAAGGCAAATCCCATCCTACGTGTTTCCTGAGGGTTATAAACGATCTCGACAGTCAAGGCCAACTGGCCAACTGGACAATCCTCATAAATCATCTCATGAGGATATCTCTGGAACTGAACATTGTGAAAGAAACCCAAAAAGGAAGTATGTTGATAAGGTGGATGTGAAACGGGATATTGTAGTGAAAAAACAATTTAGTGTTCCAATGGATAGCTTCGCTAGAAGCAGGTTGAGCATGGGTTTTAGTGGTTTAACTGCTGATATGCACAATAGTGGCCATGATATGATTGAGAGGACAAAGTCTCCTGAATCTGACACTGAGTGTGCCTCAAATTCTAGTGTGGTTACCTCTCTTACAAGTGATGGTGGCTCCTGTGAAGATGTTGGGTCTACACAAATAGCAGTTTCAGTTGAAGATCACAAGGGTGTTGACGGGACGATCAGTGGCAGGTTTCATGATACGGCGTGTGGGATACATTCTGTCCCACTTGTGGAAAATGAAGTGGCTAGAGGAAATGAAGTATTACAAAATGAGCTACAACAACAGTTGGAG